The region tttaaagctGAAGAAGTCACTCTCTTAATAAGCATCATAAATTAATTGTTTTGAATTCTTCCGTGTattgtatgtacagggtgggcgaataagcgaggtaagcggctatatctcaggatccactcatcgtagagacttgcgataaaaaattttaccactaaagtgtaaaagaaaacacactggaaattgttttgaagttcatacctctaccgctagggggcgtaatagctaccgtcgtgtagaaaaatgaattttactcgaaaatgtttcatatgaagtggaagaaaaaatatcatcactgtaatccttggaaaattctctatttttttgaattgtcactttcgattctacgacatcaaataagggtaggggaaatagagaaatctgactgattgaaatgcctgtaacttcagtttggctcaacatttttgagcaaattagatcgtCAGAATATActtatgataaatttgtttttgccgctttcgatagggggcgctaagtcagaggtttattgttttttctccgaaatttcaaatgtaatgatagaattttcttaacagaaacagaaattccatcaaatttgtatgaaaacaatttggttttttgcagtgcatcagttgaagaatatcttctttcggccataactccagaacgcccgaaactatcgctttgcgaccttcaggtttcttcatacaaatttgatgtaatttctgtttctgttaagaaaattctatcattacatttgaaatttcggagaaaaatgaacaaaacaatgaacttctgacttagcgccccttaTCGAAAGcggcaaaaacaaatttatcataagTATATTATGAcgtcaatcaacaaaatattatctttcagacgagatctaatttgctcaaaaatgttgagccaaactgaagttacaggcatttcaatcagtcagatttctccctttcacctacccttatttgatgacgtaaaatcgaaagtgacaattcaaaaagatagagaattttccaaggataacagtgatgatattttttcttcaacttcatatgaaacattttcgagtaaaattcatttttctactcaacgctagctattacgccccctagcggtagaggtatgaacttcaaaacaatttctagTGTGTTTTCTtttacactttagtggtaaaattttttatcgcaagtctctacgatgagtggatcctgagatatagtcgcttacctcgcttatttgcccactctgtatattgaaATGGGAAAATATCGaagatgaattattcaaattatcatatttaACTGAGAACCTCGAAAAAACTTACTCAAATTCCACTTTCTTTCCGGAATATAGTGCTCTTCATCCTCCGGACAATCTTCCTCATCACTGGAAAACCCAGTTGCCTCATCCATATAGCAAGGTGGTGGTGGAGCAAAACGAGCAGGTTTGTTTTGAGACGCCATCATTTCCATGGTGGAACGACCAACTTTAACGAAACAACTTTCGTTACAAAACTAGAACCGGAAACAACATGTTAGTTTTAGAGAGAAACCGATGAAATTTCTTTAGCTCACTTGACATCTGCTGAACACATCAGCCTTCGTTACTTTTATACGATAATAGTCCAAGACTTCCTTTAATTGAACATCTATATCGTCACTGATCACTTTGTAGCAGTATCCTGGACATACGTATCCCACCAActgaaaaaagagaaaaatctaCATCCTACTGAATAGGACGAATGAAGAGATAACTCAGTTTTTTCCCGGGGTCTTCGAATGTATTAAAATTTTTGGGATATTTACTAGTATTCATTCCCTGGATATACATGATTCTGTgtagaaaatattcaataaaaacaaaatttaaagtGGTTATATTGGCAAcactgtataattttttgacatttcttatgtcattagTGTTCAGTAGGTTAAGTCATTTAATCATTGAACGATACTCACTTCAACAATGTAGAAATTGTTTAACTAAAATCAGAGCACATTTGTAAATACCGAgagaaattaaaataaaaacagtTTAAACAAAGAAATGAATGAACTCGCAAAGAGAAAGAAATTAGAAATAGCAAGAACAAAAGTAGGacagaaattaatttcaaaaaggAGATATTATTGCTATGAATGTTTCGATTGTAGAACATTTTGTACTACCATTGAGTTAACAAAATATTACCTTGTTGAAAATGGTTCCCCTGGTGAGTATATACCTTTCTTCGTTGTGAGCTAGATTTACACATTCCGTATGGTCCTGATCGGTACCCAAGATAGCTGTATCGATACCACATCTTCTCAATTTTTTACCTAATCCTTGTAACATTGTATCACAGACGAATTTGATTCTTGAGGTAGTTATTTCTTCAGTAATGTGGCATTTTGGCTGTGGGATGTCAGCTGAAGCTTTCGGACCATCCTGACAATataaggaataaataaaaaaaagcacaaaaaaaaattgagtatgtGAATAAAGAATGAGTAGAAAAACTTTTAAGAAAGTTAACATAAAATTAGCTTTTAAAACAGCAATTGAAACGATATAAAAAAAGGATATACGAATCAAATTACCTTCTTATTAGACTTCTTAGCCTTCTTCTTAGGAACCTTACTATTCGAGATCAGGCTGAAACAGATTTCTTCGAAAGGGCAATTAACTCGATCACAACTTTGTCTTATTACATCGTAAACTTCTATTAGGCAGTAGGCATCAAGGGCAGCGTATATCAATTGACTCAACCTAAGCGGTCGTTTGTCCCAGTTAGAAAATTGATCCGACTTGTCAAGAGGGGCCCCCAAGCACTGATGGACAAGGGTACTCAAGCTGGCACCTCCAGATTGGgctaaagaaaaaataatgaagggttttccaataggaatgatacgaTTGGTAATAGTGGCAACACtgcgtattattttttgacatttcttatgtcatatgtgacatttcttatgtcatatgtgttcagtaggttatgccatttaataaTGGACAGAAACACACatcaaaaaattgagaaattgttaaaaatttaagaagaactCATGGACATTATTTCTGTCTACTCACTATGTGGTAAAACAACTTCAGGATGTTTTTCCAATATCTTCCAGAGTGACAACAAATCCAGAAAACCAAATTGCTTTGAACCAAACTTCAATCCAGATAACGAGTCTGCAATAATAGTCTGATCGCTGGACATTGAGAATCCTAAAAACAGATTCGAAATTAGTtcttgaatataatattttgtcAATGAAAGAAAATAGCTTGATATAAatgatcgataattttttccttaatGGTTTTCAGCAATAACTGTACAATCACCTAATTTCAAGATGTCACTTTTTTTGAATAGCATGTTCTCAAGATTACTCCAAGCATGTGGTGCCTTGGAGCTCAAAGCAGGTACATCAAGAATGAACACATTTCGTCTTGTTGCAATTTGCATCAAGGCAAGTTCGGATTTCTGTACTCCGAAACTGGGTTTCCACTCACAATCTATTCCAACTATATCAACatcctgaaatattgaaatactcaATTGTGTGTGACAATACTTTCTCTTCCTTCATATATTCGGAAGAactcatttcataaaaattaggACTGTATTTATTTATAACTTAAACTGTATAaaccaaatttttccaaaatcaGATATTCGATCGAGAGATTGAGAATATTCAATGCaagtttgaaatgaattttgagaGAGGAGAgatcaaaaactgaaacatcaACATTGCTTGTTATTATGTGAGTACGGAAAAATACTTCACCTTCAAACCTTGATCCAAGAAATCTTGAAAGGAGCCTGCGGAATCGACCAAGCAAATAGCGTCTACTTCCAGATTCAACTTGTGATACTCGATCGAAGGTTGGGGTTCATCCCAGTATTCACTTTGACTGTTGCCTCGAACTCTGGCTGGAGACATTCTAAAATATACATTTCACAGATTTTTCAAGataggaaaaattaaaataatcaacCTGTCGTCTGCGAATACCCGAAGATTAGATGGCCAATTTTCCCTATCTATATTATAGAAATGTGCCCATTTCAGAGCCTCTGCAAGATCGTTGTAATAATTCAATTGATGTAGAAGATCTCTCTGTAAATCTTGATCTTCACCAATGGCTTCCTGTACCATTTCCTTCCAGCTTTCATCACCTTCAAACGAAAAATCAAATGAAGGGAATGAAGATCAacccacatttttttttttgtattactaCAACTATTGTTGATTTGtttgataataattaattattattaattatatcaaaaataataaatgtatgAAAAAGTGCATACAAGGAATAACTTATTAGTTTCTTAGTAGAtttaataacgggtgttttttttcaaggtatatactTAATCTTAATTTCATTTGCATACTCACTAAATGTTTCATCCACATATCTTTTCTGCATAAGAAAATTCAGAGCACCTACATTTCTCCTCTTGTTGAGATTGGGAGTGAGATGTGAAGATAAATCAAACTTTTTAACCAGCCTAGCGATTAATTTCTTAAACGATTTAGATTGCATTTTGTCCCAATTGATTTCCGGTACATCATGAAtcctattgaaataaatagagtgtgattattatttaattgttgatACAAAACTCAAATTCATATCATAATAGCCCTATTTCTTTTCTGATAAGGAATTTCCAAATTACAATACTTACGAAGCAAATTCAATTACTGCCTGTCGTATAGAAGGCATTCCTAACATTTTATCTAGATAAGCAACAaattgttcttgaatttttgggCTGGATGCTATGTAATCTTCTAGTaaaaatatcttatcttggtagAATAATGGAATCAAAATATCCTCCAGGTCAAAATGTTCCTGTAGGTTGAACAGTGTAACAGTTTGGCAAGcctaaaattgaatatttaattagtAAATACAGGGGGTGTAATATGATTCATGATACAACAAATAAGTTGTCATTTAGtcaaataaaattaacaaaacatCAGTCTACTATATGGATACTGTACCTCTTTGTATTGCTTTTTATCTATCATGCAATTCACCAAgtccaaaaaaatttcactgctggaattcatttcaaaaatttcagccACTAATTTTGTCAAAGAAGACATACTCTGTTTCAACATTAAtttatatgcaataaatttgagGTCATCAGTTAAAAAACCATATAGTTTATGGGGTTGTTCCTGTTTGAAAGATTTAAATTGTTCAACAATAAAGAATGGAAGGGACTTTGGTTTGGAATTGTAGAAATTAGGACAGTTAAACATCAGCTTTAGGACTTGTTCATAGGGGTTCCCCTGATACTGTCTATAATAATTCATAATCAATTCAATTACTGGTGGACTCGTCTTCACTGAAATATATGAATTAGCCTATGATACTCATATTGATAAGATTTCTTACGCATTCCAAATAATTGCTTCAGGTGATTTAAAAATGAACAATCATATGCATTCAATTCCAACTGCATATTCACTTCACCACAACATTTACCACCATGTTTCATTGTgcttttattattcattatggtAGATAAGTTCTGAGGAATTGGGGGTTCTTGTTTTAGGGGTCTACGATGACCTCTTCCTCTACCTCGACGTGTATACATATTCTACAAAACGGAAAACGGACATATTTAATGTTTATGAATGAAAGTTATTAAGCTGAAATTTTGAC is a window of Harmonia axyridis chromosome 2, icHarAxyr1.1, whole genome shotgun sequence DNA encoding:
- the LOC123672133 gene encoding exonuclease mut-7 homolog, giving the protein MYTRRGRGRGHRRPLKQEPPIPQNLSTIMNNKSTMKHGGKCCGEVNMQLELNAYDCSFLNHLKQLFGMLKTSPPVIELIMNYYRQYQGNPYEQVLKLMFNCPNFYNSKPKSLPFFIVEQFKSFKQEQPHKLYGFLTDDLKFIAYKLMLKQSMSSLTKLVAEIFEMNSSSEIFLDLVNCMIDKKQYKEACQTVTLFNLQEHFDLEDILIPLFYQDKIFLLEDYIASSPKIQEQFVAYLDKMLGMPSIRQAVIEFASIHDVPEINWDKMQSKSFKKLIARLVKKFDLSSHLTPNLNKRRNVGALNFLMQKRYVDETFSDESWKEMVQEAIGEDQDLQRDLLHQLNYYNDLAEALKWAHFYNIDRENWPSNLRVFADDRMSPARVRGNSQSEYWDEPQPSIEYHKLNLEVDAICLVDSAGSFQDFLDQGLKDVDIVGIDCEWKPSFGVQKSELALMQIATRRNVFILDVPALSSKAPHAWSNLENMLFKKSDILKLGFSMSSDQTIIADSLSGLKFGSKQFGFLDLLSLWKILEKHPEVVLPHTQSGGASLSTLVHQCLGAPLDKSDQFSNWDKRPLRLSQLIYAALDAYCLIEVYDVIRQSCDRVNCPFEEICFSLISNSKVPKKKAKKSNKKDGPKASADIPQPKCHITEEITTSRIKFVCDTMLQGLGKKLRRCGIDTAILGTDQDHTECVNLAHNEERYILTRGTIFNKLVGYVCPGYCYKVISDDIDVQLKEVLDYYRIKVTKADVFSRCQFCNESCFVKVGRSTMEMMASQNKPARFAPPPPCYMDEATGFSSDEEDCPEDEEHYIPERKWNLIPDENIDVGLCETRRGVKIQMAHIPDDIIKKIELFYICEQCGKVYWDGSHYDKVLHGALQDIVQ